CAAGCCGCTTTGCCAAGCCGCTGCTGGAAGCCGCCGGCGGGGGCAGCATCATGACGCTCTCGTATCTGGCAGCCGAGCGTGTTGTCGACAAGTACAACGTCATGGCGGTCGCCAAGGCGGCTCTGGAGTGCAACATGCGCTACCTGGCCGCCGAGTTCGGGCCAAGCAACATCCGCGTCAACGCCATCTCGGCCGGACCGCTCAAGACGCTGGCCGCCAGCGCCGTGAAGGGCATCAGCACGGCTCGCGACGTCATGGAGGAGCGCTCACCATTGCGCCGCAACATCACTCAGGAAGAGGTCGGCAACGTCGGCCTGTTCCTCGCGTCGAACCTGTCGTCCTGCGTGACCGGCGAAACGATCTACGCTGACAACGGGTTCAACATCCTGGCGATGTAATCCAGGTGAACGAGAGCAGCCCGCCAATCGAGCACGATACCTCCGGCGTTACCTGGCTCGGGCACTCGACGACGCTGATCCAAACCGGCGGGCAGCGGATCCTGACCGATCCGATCCTGCGGCGGCGGGTTGCGCATCTCCGCCGCCGCAGCGACATCCGTCCGGCGAATCGACCACAACAGATCGACGCCGTCCTGCTCTCGCATCTCCACCTCGACCACTGCGACCTGCCGACGCTGCGCCGTCTGGGCGATGCGGCTCCGCTCATCGTGCCGGAGGGAGCGGCGGCGTGGTTGCGGCGGCGCGGTCTGCCGCACGCAGAAGAGATCGCTGTCGGCGAGACGCGCCAGATCGGCGGTATGCGGGTGCGCGCGGTTCCGGCGGTGCATTCCGGGCACCGAGTCCCGTTCGGCCCGACGACCGCGACGATTGGCTACGTCATCGAGGGGAGCCATGCGATCTACTTCGCCGGTGACACCGACCTGTTCGATGACATGTCCTCGTTGGGGGCGCAGATCGACCTGGCGCTCATTCCGGTCTGGGGGTGGGGGCGAACGCTCGGCGCCGGCCACCTCGATCCGGAGCGCGCCGCCCGGGCCGTCAGCCTGATTCAGCCGCGCCTGGCCGTCCCGATTCACTGGGGCACCTTCCACCCCTACGGCACCGGGATACGAGATCGGCGCTTCCTGACGGAACCGGCTGGGCGTTTCGCCGACTTTGCGCGCGTGTTCGCGCCGGAGGTGGACATTCGCATTGCTGCGCCCGGCGACCTGATTCGCCTGAGCTGACTACTGCGGAATCTTTGGCATCACATCCGGCAGCGCTTCCGTGACACCACGCCAACGCCGCAGCGGTTCGCGAGCCTGGGCGACGATCCAGACGACGAAGAAGATCGCCGTCGCCACCAGCACGATCGCCGCGCCGGAGGCAACGTTCCAGTAGTACGAGATGTACAGCCCGCAGATGCCCGACACGACGCCGATGCCAGCTGAGAGCGCGAGCATTGGCGGCAGGCGGTCAGCAACGAGGCGCGCCGTTGCGGCCGGAGTAATCAGCATCGCCAGCACGAGGATGTTCCCGACAGTCTGCAACGCCGTCACGATCGCCAGCGCCAGCAGGATCAGGAAGAGCTGGTCGTAGCGCCACAGATGCACACCGAGCGACGTTGCCAGCGTGCGATCGAACGTGATCAGGACAATCTCGCGACGGAAGATAAGCAGGACGCTGAGCACCCCGACTGCGATCGCCGCCGTCAAGATCAGATCGGTCTGGCTGACACCGAGGATGTTGCCGAGCAGGAACGACGTCAGGTCGCGCGAGTAGGAGCGCGTCGAGCTGATCAGCGCGATGCCCAGCGCAAACGCACCGGCGAACATGACCCCGATGGCTGTGTCCTCGTGCAGGCGATCGGACTGGCTGAGGATGCCGATGCCGAGCGAGACGACGGCGGCGGCGATGAGCGCCCCGATGAAGATGCTGGAACCCAGCAGAAACGCGATGACGATGCCGGGGAAGACAGCGTGGGCGAACGCGTCCCCGACGAACGCCATCCCGCGCAGGACAACGAACGCGCCGACGACGCCGCAGACCAGCCCGACAATGATGATCGCCATAAAAGCGTGCTGCATGAAGACGAGCTGCCATGGCTCGGTGATCCAGCCAACGATCGACAGGCTATACATGGACGTGCGCGTCCTCACCGTGGATGTGCAGATGGGAGATGTCGCCGAACGCGACGGCGATCATCACCGGCGTCAGCGCCTCGA
This genomic window from Thermomicrobiales bacterium contains:
- a CDS encoding enoyl-ACP reductase → MGLMDGKKCLVMGIANQRSIAWGITQALHREGASLAFAYAGERIRSNVEKLAATLETDKEIPILPCDVQDTAQIEALFETLKDHWGSLDVFVHSIAFARQEDLSGTFSELPWDGYALAQHVSAYSLIETSRFAKPLLEAAGGGSIMTLSYLAAERVVDKYNVMAVAKAALECNMRYLAAEFGPSNIRVNAISAGPLKTLAASAVKGISTARDVMEERSPLRRNITQEEVGNVGLFLASNLSSCVTGETIYADNGFNILAM
- a CDS encoding MBL fold metallo-hydrolase, coding for MNESSPPIEHDTSGVTWLGHSTTLIQTGGQRILTDPILRRRVAHLRRRSDIRPANRPQQIDAVLLSHLHLDHCDLPTLRRLGDAAPLIVPEGAAAWLRRRGLPHAEEIAVGETRQIGGMRVRAVPAVHSGHRVPFGPTTATIGYVIEGSHAIYFAGDTDLFDDMSSLGAQIDLALIPVWGWGRTLGAGHLDPERAARAVSLIQPRLAVPIHWGTFHPYGTGIRDRRFLTEPAGRFADFARVFAPEVDIRIAAPGDLIRLS
- a CDS encoding metal ABC transporter permease, producing the protein MYSLSIVGWITEPWQLVFMQHAFMAIIIVGLVCGVVGAFVVLRGMAFVGDAFAHAVFPGIVIAFLLGSSIFIGALIAAAVVSLGIGILSQSDRLHEDTAIGVMFAGAFALGIALISSTRSYSRDLTSFLLGNILGVSQTDLILTAAIAVGVLSVLLIFRREIVLITFDRTLATSLGVHLWRYDQLFLILLALAIVTALQTVGNILVLAMLITPAATARLVADRLPPMLALSAGIGVVSGICGLYISYYWNVASGAAIVLVATAIFFVVWIVAQAREPLRRWRGVTEALPDVMPKIPQ